In Topomyia yanbarensis strain Yona2022 chromosome 2, ASM3024719v1, whole genome shotgun sequence, one DNA window encodes the following:
- the LOC131678457 gene encoding uncharacterized protein LOC131678457 yields MAPNEQPKASSTESTVKYLEVLFNTINHVLIGYVTIYLSYVSYMNGFEHLFTWHLFLCTIGYHFFMAESFLTLYSSNSWTSLNTAGTKRHLHWILQAIGFVAIFVGTGIEIYVKEQNKRAHFKSDHAITGLVSMVFIVLSLLNGIASYFAVKIKHIIRPIYVKLCHYLTGIVAFVIGMVSLALEYSPRRMQSVENKNMLISFTTIVIALTLIGAVRTMYGQFKGLCR; encoded by the exons ATGGCGCCAAATGAGCAACCGAAAGCAAGTTCTACTGAATCAACGGTCAAATATCTGGAAGTGTTATTTAATACGATTAATCATGTTTTGATCGGTTATGTCACCATATATCTATCCTACGTGTCGTACATGAATGGATTCGAGCATTTATTTACGTGGCACCTGTTTCTTTGTACAATCGGT TACCATTTCTTCATGGCTGAGTCTTTCCTGACACTGTACTCCTCAAATTCATGGACGTCATTAAATACGGCTGGGACGAAACGACACCTGCATTGGATTCTGCAGGCCATCGGATTTGTAGCGATATTTGTTGGCACTGGAATCGAGATTTACGTTAAAGAGCAGAACAAACGCGCTCATTTCAAATCGGACCATGCAATAACAG GTCTGGTTTCAATGGTATTTATTGTATTATCATTGTTGAACGGAATAGcgtcatattttgcggtgaagATCAAGCACATTATCAGGCCCATCTATGTTAAACTTTGCCACTATTTAACCGGCATAGTGGCGTTTGTCATTG GAATGGTTTCATTAGCGTTAGAATATTCACCGAGAAgaatgcaatcggtcgaaaataaaaatatgctgatTTCCTTCACAACAATCGTCATTGCTCTTACTTTGATTGGAGCCGTGAGGACAATGTACGGCCAGTTCAAGGGGCTCTGTCGATGA